The Caloenas nicobarica isolate bCalNic1 chromosome Z, bCalNic1.hap1, whole genome shotgun sequence genome has a segment encoding these proteins:
- the LOC136002439 gene encoding hematopoietic SH2 domain-containing protein-like, with protein MQDDGAFPSWLHGMISRREAENLLIDKPLGCFLVRISQSRPGYTLTYKGEGRCRHYMIQMQPNARYVILGEDRAHASLTELVRYHQSVGIQPFMEILTVPCGQKSSESSDYEDLECLTSGLPAAKDETPPEEQPCPSRPPISRPALQSGAAAVLKHVWFRRTKNSQNQQSGDKNRAKPSSGKERGSQRACPRLHSSIRLAMREIQQFSPPSNTSLQICCQSLSIDDEEPK; from the exons ATGCAGGATGATGGGGCCTTTCCAAGCTGGCTGCATGGGATGATCAGCCGGAG GGAAGCCGAAAACTTGCTGATTGACAAGCCTTTGGGTTGCTTCCTTGTTCGGATCAGCCAGAGTCGACCGGGCTACACTTTGACATACAA GGGCGAAGGCCGCTGCAGACACTACATGATCCAGATGCAGCCCAATGCACGTTATGTCATCCTGGGGGAAGACCGGGCTCACGCCTCGCTCACCGAACTGGTTCGGTACCACCAATCTGTGGGCATCCAGCCCTTCATGGAGATACTGACTGTTCCCTGTGGGCAG AAAAGCAGTGAGAGTTCGGATTACGAAGATCTGGAGTGCCTCACATCAGGTCTGCCGGCAGCCAAGGATGAGACccctccagaggagcagccctgcccctccAGACCTCCCATCAGCAGACCTGCTCTGCAGTCGGGAGCAGCCGCTGTTCTCAAACACGTGTGGTTCAGGAGGACCAAgaacagccaaaaccagcagagcGGGGACAAGAATAGGGCAAAACCAAGCTCAGGCAAGGAGAGAGGCAGCCAACGAGCCTGCCCTCGCCTCCACTCCTCCATACGCCTGGCGATGCGGGAAATACAGCAG TTCTCCCCTCCCTCAAACACTTCTCTACAGATCTGCTGTCAATCTCTCAGCATCGATGATGAAGAGCCCAAGTGA
- the LOC136001446 gene encoding myosin-IIIb-like: protein MNDNSSRFGKYIQLRFQNNTVRGAKLSEYLLEKSRVVQQDAGERNFHIFYYMFAGLSSEEKDMYGLLDPSLYRYISGRFGTQDVVQRWKHKYQEVCNALDMVGFQEQEQVDMQAILAGVLSLGNVTFGPEESNGSVKVSEASRGWLKAAAGQFGVQEDELLKCLICTMSVTRGEQIRRFHTQQQAEDARDSIAKVAYGRVFGWIVCKINELLAENVDPEVELREIGILDIFGFENFAVNRFEQLCINLANEQLQHFFNHHIFQLEQAAYKEEELPWETITFNNNEPILNLLLAKPLGLLSLLDEQSAFPQATDKTFVDKLNNTFKGNLHFQPGRGRLLGFSIIHYAGKVQYAAEGFLEKNRDTLPANVHGLFINSITPLLSVLFTATVSRTGTLMPHVKAKIIPGADNKFNSTRKQSAGAQFRHSLMVLMERMYSANPHFVRCIKPNSQKEPGMVDSQVVLLQLRYNGLLETIRIRRDGFSWRPSFEEFAERFIKTSECSRYC, encoded by the exons ATGAATGACAACAGCAGCCGCTTTGGAAAATACATACAGCTGCGTTTCCAGAATAATACAG TGAGAGGTGCAAAGCTGAGCGAGTACTTGTTAGAGAAGTCACGGGTAGTGCAACAGGATGCAGGGGAGAGGAATTTCCACATCTTCTACTACATGTTTGCTGGACTCTCATCGGAGGAGAAGGACATGTATGGGCTATTGGATCCTTCACTCTACAG GTACATAAGTGGACGGTTTGGTACACAGGATGTAGTTCAGCGCTGGAAACACAAATACCAAGAGGTGTGCAATGCCCTTGACATGGTGGGCTTCCAAGAACAG GAGCAAGTGGACATGCAGGCAATCCTGGCTGGTGTGTTGTCTCTGGGCAACGTGACCTTTGGGCCCGAGGAGAGCAATGGGTCTGTAAAAGTGAGTGAAGCCTCACGGGGATGGCTGAAGGCTGCAGCG GGTCAGTTTGGAGTCCAAGAAGATGAACTGTTAAAATGCCTCATTTGTACGATGTCGGTGACCCGTGGCGAGCAGATTCGTCGTTTTCAcacccagcagcaggcagaag ATGCTCGGGACTCCATTGCAAAGGTGGCGTATGGCCGAGTATTTGGCTGGATTGTTTGCAAGATCAATGAGCTGCTGGCTGAGAATGTGGATCCTGAGGTGGAATTGAGGGAGATAG GTATCTTGGATATTTTTGGGTTTGAAAACTTTGCAGTGAATCGTTTCGAACAGCTTTGCATAAATTTGGCCaatgagcagctgcagcacttcTTCAACCAT CACATTTtccagctggagcaggctgcctACAAGGAGGAAGAGCTGCCTTGGGAGACTATCACATTCAACAATAATGAACCTATTCTG AATCTGCTTCTGGCCAAGCCACTTGGGCTCCTATCTCTTCTGGATGAGCAGAGTGCATTCCCACAG GCAACTGATAAGACATTTGTGGATAAACTAAACAACACCTTCAAAGGGAATTTACACTTCCAGCCAGGCCGAGGCCGTCTTTTGGGCTTCAGCATCATTCACTATGCTGGGAAA gTACAATATGCTGCTGAGGGCTTTCTAGAGAAGAACAGAGACACCTTGCCAGCCAACGTCCATGGGCTCTTCATCAACAGCATCACCCCCTTGCTCAGTGTCCTGTTCACAG CCACTGTCTCCAGGACGGGGACACTGATGCCTCATGTGAAAGCCAAG ATCATACCAGGAGCAGACAACAAGTTCAACAGCACACGAAAACAGTCTGCTGGAGCTCAGTTCCGG CATTCCCTGATGGTGCTCATGGAGAGGATGTATTCTGCCAACCCGCATTTTGTGCGCTGTATAAAGCCCAACAGCCAGAAGGAGCCAGGCATGGTGGACAGCCaagtggtgctgctgcag CTCCGGTACAATGGACTGCTGGAGACAATCCGTATCCGAAGAGATGGTTTCTCCTGGAGACCCTCATTTGAGGAGTTTGCCGAAAGGTTTATTAAAACCTCTGAATGTTCTAGATATTGTTAG